The Salegentibacter sp. Hel_I_6 region TAACCTATAATTACTTTCTTCGCTTTTAAGCGATTTACCAAAATATCGCGCACAAATTCTTGCGCGGTAAGTCTTGAAAACTGCTGAGTAAAAGGATGAATCACCAAATGATCTATACCGGTTTTCTCCAGAATTTCAGTGCGTTCCTCAATGGTATTTATAAGTTTTAAGCCACTTTCCTTTTGCAGAACCATTCTTGGATGCGGAAAAAAGGTAAAGATTACCGACTCAAGATTCTCAATTTTTGCGGCATCTACGAGACGTTTTATAATTTGTTGGTGCCCCGCGTGTACACCATCAAAAGTACCAATGGTAACTACGGTTTGTTTTTCACCTTTAAAAGCATTTGCACCTTTATGTATTTTCAAACTCAACTTATTTTCCGTTAAATGAATTCATAGTGTTTGAAACGCCTGCCGTTCCAAAAGATTTTACTAATTCGGCTGATTTTTCCAGGCGCTCTCCCATTTGCTTTTTTTCCTCTTCTCCCCATTCTCCAAGTACATAATCTACTTGCTGGCCTTTAGAAAACTCATCGCTAATGCCAAATCTAAACCTATTATATTTAGTTGTATTTAGGGTGTTTTGAATGTCTTTTAAACCATTATGCCCCCCGTCACTGCCTTTGGTTTTAAGGCGAATAGTACCAAATGCTAAATTTAGATCATCAGTAATAACCAGTAAATTCTGTAATTCTATTTTTTCTTTTTGAAGCCAGTAGTTAATTGCTTTCCCGCTAAGATTCATGTAGGTTGAAGGCTTCAGCATAATAAAAGTGCGGCCTTTAAACTTAAATTTAGCAACATCGCCCAATTTTTCTGAAGAAAAACTTACTTCTTCCTTTTCGGCTAAATAGTCAAGGATTTTGAAACCTATATTATGGCGGGTATTTTCATATTTAGGACCGGGATTTCCCAATCCTGCAATCAAAAATTTCTTCATAGGATCTTGTTCTTCTTCCTGAGTCTTTTTGTTACTGAGAATTTTTCCGAAGAAAGACAGCATAGTTTTGTTTTGGTAAAGATAAAATTATTAGAATATCTAACTAAAAGATTTTACTCGATAATCGAGACTAAATACTCCAGGGCTCGTCTTGAAAATAAAATGCTGTTTCGCATACAAGAGGCGGGAGCTGGCTTTAAGGTAGTTTACCACTGATAAATTTGAAACCTGAAAATAAAAAAAGCACCCCAAACGGGATGCTTTTAGATTTTTGCTAAAAAGAGAATAGATTAATTATCTTCTCCTTCTTTAACTGCAGCAACATCATCTGTTTCAGTAGATGGTACTTCGTCTGCTGGTACTTCATCTTCATCATCATCGTCCTCAAGGGCAACAATGTTACGTGAAGTTCTAACCTGGCAAATTACTGTGTTATCTGGATGCTGAATCTCGTAAGACTCGTCTGCAACTGCAGTAACATAAAGTTTTTGACCAATTTTAAGTTTACTTACATCTGCAGTAATATAATCTGGCAATTCGTTAGCCAAACCTCTTACTTTTAAACGACGTAAGTTGTAACGTAGCACACCACCATTTTTAACACCTCTCGCAACACCTTCGGTATGGATAGGAATTTCCATAGTGATTGGTTTATCATCACTAATCTGGTAGAAATCTACGTGCAAAATAGCATCGGTAACCGGGTGGAACTGGATGTCCTGAAGAATAGCGTTAAACTTCTCGCCATCTCCAAACTTAATTTCCACTGTATGCACATCTGGGGTGTACACAAGGTCGTTAAACGAAATTTCTTCTGTTGCAAAGTGCAACGGCTTGGCATCTCCCCCGTATAATACGCAAGGAACCTGTCCAGCATTACGCAGGGCCTTCGTGGCTTTCTTTCCTACGCTTTCTCTTTTAGATCCGTTGATCGTAATTGATTTCATTGTTGAAAAATTTTAGGCTGCAAAAGTAGCGCTTTTTTCCATTCTATAAAACCCTGACTTAAAATTCTTTAAAAAGAAGATTCCTGATTGAAAATATCTATTAAAAAACTGAAAGTAAGTTGCTTTACATAATGAATTTAGAACTGATAGATTTATTTTTATGCACTCTACTCATAACATCGGCAAAAAGATCTGCACAACTTACTACTTTAATTTTATCGCTTTGTTGTCTTAGCGGAATAGAATCTGTAACAATTAATTCCTGAAGTTTTGATTTCTCAATGCGCTCGTAAGCCTCTCCTGAAAGTACCGGGTGGGTACAAATAGCACGTACGCTTATAGCGCCACGCTCCATCATTAAATTGGCTGCTTTGGTTAGTGTACCTGCAGTATCTACCATATCATCAACCAAAACCACATTTTTACCTTCTACGTTACCAATAAGCTCCATATGCGATATCACATTAGCTTTAGCACGCTGCTTATAACAAATTACCACATCGCTTTCTAAAGCTTTAGAGTATGCATAAGCTCTTTTAGAACCTCCCATATCAGGCGAAGCAACGGTTAAATTATCTAATCCCAATTCTCTTAAATACGGCAGAAAAACGGTAGAGGCATAAAGATGGTCTACGGGTTTCTCGAAAAACCCCTGAATTTGATCGGCGTGCAAATCCATAGTAATAATTCGGGTGGCACCGGCAGTTTCCAAAATACTTGCTATCATTTTTGCAGCGATTGGAACCCTAGGTTTGTCTTTTCTATCCTGGCGTGCCCATCCAAAGTAAGGTAACACGGCGGTAATATGCCTTGCAGAAGCTCTTTTAGCAGCATCAAGCATTAAAAGCATCTCCATTAAATGGTCTGATCCCGGGTGGGTAGAACCAATTATAAAAACGCGAGAACCTCTAACCGACTCTTCAAAAGAAGGTTGAAATTCACCATCGCTGTAAGTTGAAGTTATTACATTTCCTAATTTAGTACCGTAAGCAGCCGCTATTTTTTCAGCTAATTCTCTACTTTGAGTACAGGAAAAAATTTTGGCCTCGGGAATTACGTTGGGCATGTTGTGTTGTTTTTGTGAATGTTGTTTGTTGGGTTACAAATTTAGAAATTAATTCCTTTCACACCGCACGAATAAGTTTAGAGTGAAATTTTAAAATTCTATAAAAAGCATTTGGGGGTGAGAAAAATTTTTTACTTTTGCCATCCACTTGCTCGAGTGGCGGAACTGGTAGACGCGCTGGATTCAAAATCCAGTAACTTCGGTTGTGCGGGTTCGATTCCCGCCTCGAGTACTTTTAAGCCTACAAATAACACCAAAACCCCGTAAACTGCACTGTTTACGGGGTTTTTTATTTTTTACGATATCAAATAATATCATTTGAATAGGTATTAAAAGTGTCCAATTAGGTGACCTTTTTGAATTTCAAAAATAGGTCACCGAATGACCTTTAACATATTGATATAATGGTTTTTACAGCTATATTGTTTGGATTTTTTTCTTTAGATTTATCATTCAAAATATATCATTATGCAGAACTTATTATCAATTCTCTTCTATATCAAGAGAAGTAAAACTGACAAACAAGGAAAAGTACCTATCTACATGAGAATAATTTATGATGGGAAAAGAGCTGAAGTTAGCACCATGAGAAAAGTAGAACTAAACAAATGGAATGCTAAAGCCAATTGTTTTAAAGGTCACTCGGGTGAAGCTAAATCAATAAACAGGCATCTGGATATTATGAAAAACCGGTTGTATAGTATATTTCAAAAACTTCAGAGTTCAGAAGAAAATATTACGGCAACTATATTAAAAGATTTTTTTATAGGTAACGACGATTCAAAAAAAGAAATTTTACAAATATTTGAAGATCATAATTTAAGAATGCAAAAGCTTGTTGATAAAGATTATTCCTATAGAACTCTTCAACGTTATAGGACTACAAAAAAGCATTTAACCAATTTTATTTCGTCTAATTATAAAGCTGATGATTTTCGGGTAAAAGATATTGACATAAAATTCATTAATAGTTTTATTTACTATCTAAAAACAGACCTCAACCTCTCCCATAACTCCGCTTTAAAATATTTAGCCTATTTGAAAAAAATTGTCCGGATTGCTGTTGCTAATGGTTGGCTGGAGAAGGATCCATTTTACAATTTAAAATTAAAGCGCCAGATGATAGATCGGGAGTTTTTGACAAAAGAGGAAATTATTAGAATAATGGAAAGAACCTTTACCATCCAAAGAATGGAGCAAGTAAGGGATGCATTTTTGTTCTCCTGCTATACCGGGTGTTCTTATTCCGATATTAAAAAGCTAACTAAACAGAATATTATTAAGGGAATTGATGGCAGCCAATGGTTAAAGTTTAAAAGAACAAAAACCAAATCCCTAAGCAGTGTTCCTCTTTTGACAGTACCGGAAGAGCTAATTAAGAAATATGAAGACTTTGAAAATCCCAAAGATACCTTGTTACCGGTGCTATCAAATCAAAAAACAAATAGCTATTTAAAAGAAATTGCCGATGTATGCGAAATCGAAAAGAATCTCACTTTCCATGTTGCCAGACATACCTTTGCCACCACAGTAACCCTTTCAAACGGCGTTCCGATTGAAAGTGTAAGTAAGATGCTAGGTCATAGATCAATAAAAATCACTCAACATTACGCAAAAGTATTAGATGAAAAATTAAGCGAGGATATGAATAATTTGAGAAGCCGGATGGCAGCTAATGAGAACAAATAATAATAAAATAGCTCTGGCTTTTAAGTTTTACTTCTAGAGTTTGATCATTTTTCGATTTTATCATTTACAAAACCACCTGCAAAAGTTTTCATCAAAGGATTTAGAACTTGAAAGCTAGCGGATTACAGAGAGTTACTAACTTACACTTTCTCCTTCTTTCCTCCAATCTAAATGAACAATTTCCCCTTAAACAACTCAGTAAAACCTAATCAATTAGATACTGGCAAGAATTTATCACTTATTTCCTAAAAATCATCGCTATATTTATAAGCCTCAATTACCGCTTTCTCTCCTTTTTTTCCTGACTCTAAATTCCCGTGCTCCATTCCCATAATACCATTATATCCTTTAGAGTGAATAAATTTAAAGATATTTTTATAATTTATTTCACCTGTTGTAGGTTCATTTCTTCCTGGATTGTCACCTACCTGGAAATATGCAATTTCATCCCAGGCTGCCTCGATATTAGGAATTAAATTGCCTTCCTGAATTTGTTGGTGATAAATATCATAAAGAATTTTACAAGACGGACTATCTACAGCCTTACATATTTGATAAGCCTGGGGTGAACCTGATAAAAATAATCCTGGATGATCTCTGAAATTCAATGGTTCCAAAACCATGATTATTCCGTGGGGTTCCAGGATTTCTGATGCCATCTTTAAGGTTTCGATAACGTGGACGGTTTGGTATTGTAAATTTTGACGCTGGTCAACATAACCAGGAACAACGGTTATCCATTTGGCATTTACTCTCTTTGCTACTTCCACCGATTCTTTAATTTGTTTTAAAAACTCTTCTCTAAGAGTTTCATCTCCACTTGCAAGATTAGGTTCAGACCAATAAATATTATGAGCAACAAAAACACCCATAGTAATATTTCTATTGCCCATTGTTTTGGCAATTTTTTCCTGGAGCTCAATAGGCCTAGCCTTCATATCATTATCTTCAAAGGCCTTAAAACCTCTATCGGCCATAAAATTAAGCTGATCTATAGGATCTTCCCCTGCGTGTTCCTTAAACATCCCCAAATGTGGTGCATAAGATAGTTTAAACTTGTTCTTTGTGAAAGAAGAACCTTCCTCGAAAACAGCCCTGGAAACCGCAAGCGGTCCAAGCCCTGCAAGGCTTGTTGCAGCAATATTTTGTTTAATGAATTTTCTCCTGTCCATTCAAATAATATCTCTAATTAAAATTTAATTAAAAAGAAGCAAATGCTTCCTGAAAACTTAAAGGTACCTGATTCTGAAAGCTGTAGTACTGCATTGTTCGGATTTTAAGCAGACATTAGGATTTTAAAAGTATAAACTAACACCTGACACCTATTATTCTTTAAGCTATCAATATAGGAATTCTACTCTATTGCCATTGCTCTTCTTTTGTTAGTCCAGGCATAATAAAATATATAAGCATAACAGATCATCACTAAAATCAAGGCAATTTTAAAACTATAGGAATCAGTTAGTAATCCATAAGCCGGTGGTATTATCGCGCCACCAACTATCATGGTGCACAATACTCCTGAACCTTGGGCCTTATCATCTCCTAAGCCGTCTAAAGCAAGACTGAAAATTGTGGGGAACATTATAGAGTTAAAGAGGCCTACAGCAATAATGGTCCACATAGCTGCAAGACCAACCGAAAATGTAGATATAAGTATCATACTTATTGCTCCTATTGCAAATACACTTAAAACCTTAGCTGGGTTAAAAATAGTTGTTAAATAAGAACCAATAAACCTTCCTATCATTGCTCCCGTCCAATAAAAAGTAACAAAAACACCAACCACAGCCATATCACTTGATGCTGACACACCAGTACTCAAAATCCAGCCTGCAATAGTACGCATAAAGGATGTTTCTCGCACCGTTGCAGCAAGATCCAGGCTTAAAAAATAGTTTACCATGTAACTTCCCAGTGCCACTTCTGCCCCTACATAGGAAAACAGGCCTATGGCTCCCAGGATTAAATTTCTATTCTTTAGTACTCCCCGATAATCATTCGAAGCTTCCTTATCCCCTACCTTTGGAAGGTTTACGAAAAAGAAAACAATGGCTATTATTATTATAAACGCTGCAATCCCTAGGAAAGGTGTTTGCACGGCAGAGGCTTCAGAAACATAATAGCTTGTTTGCGCAGTAGTATCCAGGGCTTCAATCTCGGCAGTAGTTTTAACTTTATCCTGAAGAATGAATAAAGCTCCCAAAGCCGGTGCAATTGCCGTACCCAGGGAATTAAAAGCCTGTGATAGATTAAGTCGGCTCGAGGCTGTTTTTTCAGGACCTAAAATAGTAACATAAGGATTTGCCGCTACCTGCAATATGGTAATCCCGGCTGCGAGCGTGAAGTATCCAAACATAAAAATTCCGAAGATACGATAGGAAGCTGCAGGGTAAAAAAGTAAGCAGCCAGCAGCCATAGTAACCAAACCTAAAATAATTCCTTTTTTATATCCTATTTTTGATAAAATATATCCTGCAGGTATAGAAAGTAAAAAATAAGCACCAAAGAATGCAAATTGTACCATCCCTGCCTGGAAGTAAGAAAGTGTAAAAACTTCTCTTAATCTTGGTATAAGTGAATCTACCAGCACGGTAATAAAACCCCATAGAAAAAAGAGGATAGTAACAAATATAAAAGCTGTACGATAAGATTTCTTTTGATTCATGTTCTACTTATTTTCTCTATAAATTTCTTTATTTGGCTCGCTACTCATATAAAATTTTAATTCTCCTCCGTCCATAATATCTGTATGGTCTATAAAAGGCTCTTTTAGAACTTCTCCATTAAGTTCTACCTTTGAAACAAATACATTTTCTGCAGACTGGTTATTAGCAATAACTGTAAAAGTATTCCCATTATCCAGATTTATTGTTGCTTTATTAATAGCCGGACTGCCTAACGCGTATTGTGTAGAACCGGGTGCCACTGGATAAAAACCAAAACTACTGAAAATATACCAGGCGCTCATTTGTCCAAAATCATCATTTCCACCTAAACCATCTGCCCCGGTTTGGTATTGATCTTTGAGAATCATTCTTATTTTATCCTGAGATTTCCAAGGAGTATCGGTCCAATTGTATAAATAAGCAACATGGTGCGATGGCTCGTTTCCATGTACATAATTTCCTATAATTCCTTCACGCGAAATATCTTCCGTGTTTTCGAAATATTTATCGGGTAATTCCATTGAAAACAAAGAATCTAAATGTTGGGAGAATTGCTGCTTTCCGCCCATCATCTCAATCATTTCGGCGGGCTGATGTGGCACATAGAGACTATAATTCCAGGCATTCCCTTCAATAAATCCCTGCCCGTGAGTATCTAAAGCATCAAATTCCCTTTTAAATTCACCATTATCCAATTTTGGACGCATAAAACCAGATGCTGAATCATAAACATTTTTATAATTTTCAGATCTTTTGCTGAATTCTTCGAAAACTTCCCGGTTGCCTAATTTTTTAGCGGCTTGTGCGATGGCCCAATCATCATAAGCATATTCCAGGGTTTTAGACACCGAAGCACCATTTTTATCTTCAGGAACATATCCTTTTTCCATATAGTATTCCAGGCCATCGTAATACCCCGTTTTAGCAGTTTGTACCATCGCCTCTAAAGCGCGTTCTTCATAAAAACCAGTATTTCCTTTAACTATCGCATCAGAGATTACCGAAGCGCTGTGATAACTAATCATACACCAATTCTCATTGGCATAATGTGACCAAACCGGTAGCATTTTATGAACACTTTGATCATAATGTGCCAGCATTGCTTCTACCATATCGCTATTACGCTCGGGTTGTAAAATATTAAACAGTGGATGTAATGCCCGGTATGTATCCCAAAGTGAAAAACTGGTATAATTGACAAAATCTTCTGCCTGGTGAATATTCATATCAATCCCGCGGTATTTTCCATCCACATCCATATATTCGGTTGGGCCTAAAAATGAGTGATACATAGCGGTGTAGAAGTTGGTCATTTCAGCATCATTTTCAGCATCTACCACTACTTTATTTAATTCTTTATTCCACTTTTCGCGAGCATCATTTTTAACTCTATCAAAATCCCAATGTGGAATTTCAGCCTTCATATTATTAAGCGCTCCTTCTGAACTTACCGGGGAAATTGCCAGTTTAATTTGAAGTTTTTCTTCGGCCTCCATATCAAAATCAAAATACATCCTGATTTTTTCTCCTGCTATTTCCGGGAAATTCTCATCCTGGTCAAACTTCCTCCAGAAACCATTGTAAGGTTGTTTATCGTAGCGTGCCCGCCCGTAATTTTTTATTGGCTTATCAAAGCTCATTGCAAAGAACACTTTACGTGTTCTAGCCCAGCCATTGGTTTGTCTAAATCCTGTTATTAAAGTATCGTTTTCTACTCTTACAAAAGTCCATACATTTTTATCGTCGTAATTATAAATACCAGACATTAAATCCAGGATTACATGGGCTTCTTCTTTATCTGCAAAAGTATACCGGTGCATTCCTACACGAGTTGAAGCAGTCATTTCAGCTTCAATATTATAATCTTCTAATAAAACTTTATAATATCCTGCTTCGGCTGTTTCTTTTTCGTGGGAAAAACGGGAACGATAACCGCTATCGGGATTGGCTTCTGTTCCAGGATTCAATTTTAATTCTCCCGTGGTGGGCATTATTAAGAAATCACCCAAATCGGAATGGCCGGTCCCGCTAAAATGGGTATGACTAAAACCAACAATCGTAGAATCGTCATACTGGTAACCCGCGCAATATTTATAAACATCGGGGTTGTATTTACCATCTACCGCATAAGGAATGGTATCGGTATCCGGACTTAATTGAATGCTTCCAAAAGGTACCGTAGCGCCAGGATAAGTATGCCCCATTTTGGCTGTACCAATCATAGGATCTACAAATTGAGCGAGATCTTTTAGCTCTTCCTTAGAAGATGAATTATTCGCTTTAGTGGTTTTTTCTTCTTTCCCGCAGGAAAAAAACAACAGGAACATTAAAAATGTTCCTGTTGAAGTAATAAAATTATTGTTGAATTTCATTCTTTTTTAATTTATATAGATTGAAAGCCTCCCCTCACATATTATAATTCATTAGTCAAAGAATACGGGAAATCTGATTTTTTAGTCCCTCGATTCTTATTAGGGGTATCACCCATTTCTATATCGATTACCGCGCCTTTCATAAGTTCCTTATGACTTAAATAATTCTTTGTGTAATTTTTGCCGTTTAATTCCATTTTCTGAATATACTTGTTGGAATCACTATTTTGAGAAGCATTAATAATAAGCTCGTTTCCATTTTCAAGTTCTACAGTTACTTTTTTGAAAAGCGGAGCACCCATCACGTATTCATCTGTAGCCGGGGCGACAGGATAGAAGCCCATTGCAGAAAATACATACCAGGCTGAAGTTTGTCCATTATCCTCATCGCCACAATATCCATCTGGGGTAGGTTGGTACATTCTATCCATTGTTTCTCTTACCCAGTATTGAGCTTTCCACGGTTCACCTGCGTAATTATAAAGGTAAATCATATGCTGAATTGGTTGATTTCCGTGTGCATATTGCCCCATATCGGCAACTTGCATTTCCCGGATCTCGTGGATAACCCCGCCGTAATAACTTTCATCAAAAACCGGTGGCATTTCAAATACTTTATCTAATTGATCTACAAATTCTTTTTTACCTCCCATTAAATCAATCAATCCCTGTGGATCATGAAATACTGACCAGGAGTAATGCCAACTGTTACCTTCGGTAAAGGCATCTCCCCATTTAAAAGGATTAAAATCTTCTACAAACTCCCCGTTCTCTTTCTTACCACGCATTAGCTTGGTTTCCGGATCATAAAGTTTTTTGTAATTAAGACTGCGTTTTTTATAAAGTTCAATTTCTTCTTTAGGGCGATTCAATTTTTTTGCCAGTTGATATATAGCAAAATCGTCATACGCATATTCTAAAGTTCTGGCGGCATTTTCATTAATACCAACATCATAAGGAACATAACCCAGATCTTTATAATATTCAGCGCCGGCACGGCCTACGGCAGTCATTGGCCCTTCGTTATTGGCTCCATTTAGAAGTGCTTCATATAACAAATCAATATCATAATCAAACTTCCCATCGGTTTTTAAATAAGCATCTGCAACAACTGAGGCCGAGTTGTTCCCTACCATAATGTTCCTAAGACCCGGGCTCGCCCATTCTGGCAACCAACCGCTTTCTTTGTAAGCATTAGCAAGACCTTTTTGGATATTAGCATTTAGTTCAGGGTACATTAAATTTAAGAATGGAAATAAAGAGCGAAACGTATCCCAAAAACCGGTATCGGTAAACATATAACCAGGTAAAACTTCGCCATTGTATGGGCTGTAATGCATCACTTCTCCTTCGGCATTATATTCATAAAACTTTCTCGGAAAAAGCAAGGAACGGTATAATGCTGAATAGAATGTCGCTACCTCATCTGGAGTTCCACCTTCCACTTTAATTCTGGAAAGTTCCTTATTCCATTCTTTGCGAGCTTTTTCTTTTACAGTTTCAAAATCGTCATTTCCTATTTCTTTCAGGTTTAATTCGGCCTGATCATAACTTATAAACGATGAAGCTACCTTTGCATTAATAACTTCCCCTTTTTCAGTTTTAAAACTGATCACACTCCCAACGTGTTCAGCCTCAACTTCCAGGTCTTCCGAAATTTCTTCACCACTAAATGTATGCGAAGCGGTAAATTCTTTATCGAATTTTATAACGAAATAGTTCTTGAAATTATCTGGTACTCCTCCACTGTTTTTGGTGGTATACCCAATTATTTTATTTTCTTCAGGAATAACCTTTACATAAGACCCCATATCCAATGCATCGATAACTATATGAGAACTATCTGATTCCGGAAAAGTAAATCGGAAACGGGCCGCTCTTGACGTAGGTGTAATCTCGGTAGTTACATCATGATCGGCAAGATATACGCTGTAATAGTGTGGGTTAACTTTTTCAGATTTATGGGAAAACCAACTGGCCCGCTCATCTTCATTAAATCGAATTTTACCGGTTATGGGCATTATTGCAAATTGTCCGTAATCATTCATCCATGGCGAGGGTTGATGCGTTTGTTTAAATCCACGTAGTTTATCGGCAGTATACTGGTAGGCCCAACCGTGACCCATTTTACCGGTTTGTGGTGTCCAAAAATTCATTCCCCAAGGACGCGCAATGGCCGGGTACACATTCCCATTTGACATGCTTGGCTTAGAATCTGTTCCCATTAACGGTTTTACCCAATCTACTGGATTTTCAACCTTTTCTACAAGGTAATCCTGTGCATTGACAAACGTTGCAAAAAAGCAAAACGCAAGGACAAAAAAATTAGTTTTCATATAGTAATATTTTATTTATTTATTGGATTTGGTTTAACTCCCTCGTGACTAATAACTACAGGTTTTATATGCCCATTTTCATCAAAATACATTCTATCAATACAGGTTTCCCTTGAATTTCGATCGGTTTCACCTTTTGGACGACGATGGTAAACCATGTAGTAATCATCTTTACCCGGAGTTTTTATTACCGAATGATGTCCCGCCCCAGTGGCTATATCTGGATCTTGTTGTAGTATAGTTCCTATTCTTTTAAAAGGTCCGGTAGGAGAATCGGATATTGCATAGGCTACACTGTAATCTGGACCGGTCCAGCCACCTTCAGACCACATGAAATAATATTTTCCATCTCGCTTAAACATAAACGGTCCCTCTACGTAACCTTCCGGGGTCACTTCCTTAAAAGTTTCAC contains the following coding sequences:
- the pth gene encoding aminoacyl-tRNA hydrolase; this translates as MLSFFGKILSNKKTQEEEQDPMKKFLIAGLGNPGPKYENTRHNIGFKILDYLAEKEEVSFSSEKLGDVAKFKFKGRTFIMLKPSTYMNLSGKAINYWLQKEKIELQNLLVITDDLNLAFGTIRLKTKGSDGGHNGLKDIQNTLNTTKYNRFRFGISDEFSKGQQVDYVLGEWGEEEKKQMGERLEKSAELVKSFGTAGVSNTMNSFNGK
- a CDS encoding sugar MFS transporter translates to MNQKKSYRTAFIFVTILFFLWGFITVLVDSLIPRLREVFTLSYFQAGMVQFAFFGAYFLLSIPAGYILSKIGYKKGIILGLVTMAAGCLLFYPAASYRIFGIFMFGYFTLAAGITILQVAANPYVTILGPEKTASSRLNLSQAFNSLGTAIAPALGALFILQDKVKTTAEIEALDTTAQTSYYVSEASAVQTPFLGIAAFIIIIAIVFFFVNLPKVGDKEASNDYRGVLKNRNLILGAIGLFSYVGAEVALGSYMVNYFLSLDLAATVRETSFMRTIAGWILSTGVSASSDMAVVGVFVTFYWTGAMIGRFIGSYLTTIFNPAKVLSVFAIGAISMILISTFSVGLAAMWTIIAVGLFNSIMFPTIFSLALDGLGDDKAQGSGVLCTMIVGGAIIPPAYGLLTDSYSFKIALILVMICYAYIFYYAWTNKRRAMAIE
- a CDS encoding GH92 family glycosyl hydrolase; amino-acid sequence: MKFNNNFITSTGTFLMFLLFFSCGKEEKTTKANNSSSKEELKDLAQFVDPMIGTAKMGHTYPGATVPFGSIQLSPDTDTIPYAVDGKYNPDVYKYCAGYQYDDSTIVGFSHTHFSGTGHSDLGDFLIMPTTGELKLNPGTEANPDSGYRSRFSHEKETAEAGYYKVLLEDYNIEAEMTASTRVGMHRYTFADKEEAHVILDLMSGIYNYDDKNVWTFVRVENDTLITGFRQTNGWARTRKVFFAMSFDKPIKNYGRARYDKQPYNGFWRKFDQDENFPEIAGEKIRMYFDFDMEAEEKLQIKLAISPVSSEGALNNMKAEIPHWDFDRVKNDAREKWNKELNKVVVDAENDAEMTNFYTAMYHSFLGPTEYMDVDGKYRGIDMNIHQAEDFVNYTSFSLWDTYRALHPLFNILQPERNSDMVEAMLAHYDQSVHKMLPVWSHYANENWCMISYHSASVISDAIVKGNTGFYEERALEAMVQTAKTGYYDGLEYYMEKGYVPEDKNGASVSKTLEYAYDDWAIAQAAKKLGNREVFEEFSKRSENYKNVYDSASGFMRPKLDNGEFKREFDALDTHGQGFIEGNAWNYSLYVPHQPAEMIEMMGGKQQFSQHLDSLFSMELPDKYFENTEDISREGIIGNYVHGNEPSHHVAYLYNWTDTPWKSQDKIRMILKDQYQTGADGLGGNDDFGQMSAWYIFSSFGFYPVAPGSTQYALGSPAINKATINLDNGNTFTVIANNQSAENVFVSKVELNGEVLKEPFIDHTDIMDGGELKFYMSSEPNKEIYRENK
- a CDS encoding hydroxypyruvate isomerase family protein, with translation MDRRKFIKQNIAATSLAGLGPLAVSRAVFEEGSSFTKNKFKLSYAPHLGMFKEHAGEDPIDQLNFMADRGFKAFEDNDMKARPIELQEKIAKTMGNRNITMGVFVAHNIYWSEPNLASGDETLREEFLKQIKESVEVAKRVNAKWITVVPGYVDQRQNLQYQTVHVIETLKMASEILEPHGIIMVLEPLNFRDHPGLFLSGSPQAYQICKAVDSPSCKILYDIYHQQIQEGNLIPNIEAAWDEIAYFQVGDNPGRNEPTTGEINYKNIFKFIHSKGYNGIMGMEHGNLESGKKGEKAVIEAYKYSDDF
- a CDS encoding 50S ribosomal protein L25/general stress protein Ctc produces the protein MKSITINGSKRESVGKKATKALRNAGQVPCVLYGGDAKPLHFATEEISFNDLVYTPDVHTVEIKFGDGEKFNAILQDIQFHPVTDAILHVDFYQISDDKPITMEIPIHTEGVARGVKNGGVLRYNLRRLKVRGLANELPDYITADVSKLKIGQKLYVTAVADESYEIQHPDNTVICQVRTSRNIVALEDDDDEDEVPADEVPSTETDDVAAVKEGEDN
- a CDS encoding ribose-phosphate pyrophosphokinase, with amino-acid sequence MPNVIPEAKIFSCTQSRELAEKIAAAYGTKLGNVITSTYSDGEFQPSFEESVRGSRVFIIGSTHPGSDHLMEMLLMLDAAKRASARHITAVLPYFGWARQDRKDKPRVPIAAKMIASILETAGATRIITMDLHADQIQGFFEKPVDHLYASTVFLPYLRELGLDNLTVASPDMGGSKRAYAYSKALESDVVICYKQRAKANVISHMELIGNVEGKNVVLVDDMVDTAGTLTKAANLMMERGAISVRAICTHPVLSGEAYERIEKSKLQELIVTDSIPLRQQSDKIKVVSCADLFADVMSRVHKNKSISSKFIM
- a CDS encoding site-specific integrase gives rise to the protein MQNLLSILFYIKRSKTDKQGKVPIYMRIIYDGKRAEVSTMRKVELNKWNAKANCFKGHSGEAKSINRHLDIMKNRLYSIFQKLQSSEENITATILKDFFIGNDDSKKEILQIFEDHNLRMQKLVDKDYSYRTLQRYRTTKKHLTNFISSNYKADDFRVKDIDIKFINSFIYYLKTDLNLSHNSALKYLAYLKKIVRIAVANGWLEKDPFYNLKLKRQMIDREFLTKEEIIRIMERTFTIQRMEQVRDAFLFSCYTGCSYSDIKKLTKQNIIKGIDGSQWLKFKRTKTKSLSSVPLLTVPEELIKKYEDFENPKDTLLPVLSNQKTNSYLKEIADVCEIEKNLTFHVARHTFATTVTLSNGVPIESVSKMLGHRSIKITQHYAKVLDEKLSEDMNNLRSRMAANENK